GACTCCAGCGCTGGAGTTTGTTGTGTTCCAGCACATGTAAATCATGTTGTGTTTGTAAACGCCTGCAGCTCTGCATCCCAACCGGTTCCAGACCAGCAGTCCGGGCTGTTTCGGTAACCATGGCGACCCGAGGCCACGCCTCCAGCTCGTTAATGAGCAACCACACGAAGGAGCGAGTGACCATGGCCAAGGTCACTCTGGAGAACTTCTACAGCAACCTCATAACCCAACACGAGGAGCGTGAGATGAGGTATATAAACACAGTTTTACAGCTTCACAAAGAACTTTTTATTCTCTACAGTGCATTTGCACACTCAAGTAACACTTAAAATGTTGATATTAAAGAGCCATGACACCAAAACACTGATCTGAGGAGCCTATGAAGCATCAAGAATGGTATAGTCTCCAAAGAACCATATAGCATGAAGAGCATTGGTTCTTGATCAGAAGAGGCTCTTTGCGTTGTTTTTCAGAAGCGCTCTGTTGACCATCTGAAACGGTGGTGGTGTTTTCTGCTTCGTCAGTCAAGCGTGACCCTACATCATTCCTCTGTGGTGAAATACTGTCTTCCTGTGTTGCTTATTTACACAGAGTTCTGTGCTAAAGTCGACACAAAAATGCATATCTGAGCCAGAGCTATTATTGTGTGATCTGACACCGAGTGCTCTGTTGTATACGACACATTCCATTTTGACAAATATAGTATTCTGCATAGTGCAGAAATATTATGAGAAGTGTGCAAATTTGGTTCTTGCGTCTCATAATCTAGAATGTTCTGTTGACAGGCAGCAAAAACTAGAGAAGGTGATGGATGAGGAGGGACTGCCTGATGAAGAGGTAACAAACTTGCACACTTAAGACATGGTCACACCAACAACACTAACGATAAAtacaacaataactatattGGCCTCTACACCAGCGGACGATAACAAGTATAATGGTAACTAAATTAGCGTCTGCACAAGTAGACAATAACGACAcatataactatattagcatccacaccagcgaacaataactataacgataactatattagcgtccacaccaacagGAGATAACCATAAccatattagcatccacaccagcggacaataactataacgataactatattagcgtccacaccaacagACGATAACCATAAccatattagcgtccacaccagcggacaataactataacgataactatatttgcatgACTACCCAcggacgataactatattagcgtctgCACCAACAGATGATAACTATAGCGATAACAacaactatattagcatccacactaGCGGACAGTAACTATAATGATAagtatattagcatccacaccagtgGATAACTAAACCGATACTAACTAGTATAATGCTAACTATATTAGCGGACgataattttttgtttattctaagcacACGCTGCAGTTTTGGCGTTTggtgctttaaatgctcgaacTCTTttgatggattctgattggctgtcaatgtttttgtcATCTATTAGCTGTGAagatcgttctgaaagtgattccaacaatatcgtTCCTGTGTGTTGTTAGCTATTGTCGTGGTGTGGACTTCACTATTCTCTCTAACgaacaattattaaaacttttcaGTTATTGTTCtcggtgtgaatgggcctttacaCACACTATGAGTAtataaatattcacaaaaatgtttgttgCGTTCCAGAAGCGTGTGCGGCGCTCCCAACACGCTCGTAAAGAGACCGAGTTCCTCCGTCTGAAGAGAACTAGACTGGGTCTGGACGACTTCGAGTCTCTGAAGGTGATTGGACGAGGAGCGTTCGGAGAGGTGATTATGATAATGAGCGCAGACGACACACTAatgaaactgtgtgtgtgtgtgtgtgtgttatacactatacaaatgtgtttctgaTGTCCACAGGTGCGTCTAGTTCAGAAGAAAGACACCGGTCACGTTTACGCCATGAAGATCCTTCGCAAAGCCGACATGCTGCAGAAAGAGCAGGTGACAACTAAccaatgtttattattttggcgtttttataattttatttggttatttgatgttattttatttttaattatttgatttagtcatttgttgttttatttatttttattttctgtccCAGGTGGGTCATATCCGGGCGGAGCGGGACATCTTGGTTCAGGCAGACAGTCTGTGGGTGGTGAAAATGTTCTACAGTTTTCAGGATAAACTGAATCTTTACTTACTCATGGAGTTCCTGCCGGGAGGTGTGTGTAATAAAACTTCATTTTATACTTTCATACGTGTCTTCATGTTTACATCACTTCATTTTGAAAATCAAatggatatttttgtttttaggcCTTTCATTCAGAAccttttgaatgattcattgaacTGACTCAGAAGAACTGATTCTTTTCAGAGAATCAGTGCAGATTTGTTGAGTCAGATTGTGCTCTTGATGCTCAAGTACGTGGAATATCAAAGATCCAGTCGAACTCTTGTCTGTCTTCCAGGTGACATGATGACGCTGCTGATGAAGAAAGACACCCTGACGGAGGAGGAGACGCAGTTCTACGTGGCCGAGACGGTTCTGGCCATCGACTTCATCCATCAGCTGGGCTTCATTCACCGAGACATCAAACCAGACAACCTGCTGCTGGACTCCAAGGTCAAACATGCTGCAGTTCTGTCACAGGAAGTGACTCAATAAGCTTCTTCCTGTGCTGACTTCTGCTTTTGCTGGACTTCTTTGTCAGCGAggcctctgattggctgtttcatcagatgtgtgtctgtgtttcagGGTCATGTCAAGCTGTCTGATTTCGGCTTGTGCACGGGCCTCAAAAAAGCGCATCGGACCGAGTTTTACCGCAACCTGAACCACAGCCAATCAAACGACCTCAGTGCGTCATATTTGTCTTATTAACATATATTAACATAATTCAGTAACAAATATgctgaatatatttaatattcatgtcCGTATTTGAATATTCTAATCTCTTCTATGAATAATTCACGTTTTTCTCGTAGCGTTTCAGCATATGAACTCCAAGAGGAAGGCGGAGACGTGGAAGAGAAACAGGAGGCAGCTGGTCAGTGATTTCGACGGCTTCATTAGTCCGTTCACTGCAGACAGGAAGTGATGCGTTATGTTGCTCCGCCTCTTTCAGGCCTTCTCCACCGTGGGAACGCCGGACTACATCGCTCCCGAGGTCTTCATGCAGACCGGATACAACAAGCTCTGCGATTGGTGGAGCCTGGGCGTCATCATGTACGAGATGCTGATTGGTGAGAAGTGAACAATATGCAAATGAGAGTGCATCTCGCTTTATATTCTGaaggaaaaattaaattttaattattcaaataaattaaatattgttttaaaataaatgacaccaaaaaggaaaaaaataaataatgcttaaatataaattaaaaatacattttaatgattaaaataaatccattaaattaattacgataactataacgataactatatttgcatgAACACCCAcggacaataactatattagcgtctgCACCAACAGATGATAACTATAGcgataacaataactatattagcatccacactaGCGGACGATAACTATATAAGTGTCCACACCAATGGACGATAACTATatcgataactatattagcatctaCACCAACAGATGATAACTATAgcgataactataactatattagcatccacaccagcagATCATAGCTATAACGaaaactatattagcatccacaccagtggacgataactatattagcatccacaccagtggacgataactatattagcatccacaccagtggacgataactatattagcatccacaccagtgGACGCTAGCTATAACGATATCAACATTAACATCCACACCAACAGACAGTAACTATAATGATAagtatattagcatccacaccagtgGATGATAACTAAACCGATACCAACTACTATAATGCTAACTATATTAGCGGACgataattttttgtttattctaagcacACGCTGCAGTTTTGGCGTTTggtgctttaaatgctcgaacTCTTttgatggattctgattggctgtcaatgtttttgtcATCTATTAGCTGTGAagatcgttctgaaagtgattccaacaatatcgtTCCTGTGTGTTGTTAGCTATTGTCGTGGTGTGGACTTCACTATTCTCTCTAACgaacaattattaaaacttttcaGTTATCGTTCtcggtgtgaatgggcctttacaCACACTATGAGTATATAAATATTCACATAAATGTTTGTTGTGTTCCAGAAGCGTGTGCGGCGCTCCCAACACGCTCGTAAAGAGACCGAGTTCCTCCGTCTGAAGAGAAGAAAATAAAtccattaaattaattattcaaaataatttacatttaagaaggaaaaagtacattttaattaataaaaaaaattaatgcttCAAAATACGTTATTTCAAGAAggataaaattaattaattaaattgattaaattaatgcttaaaaatgtattacatctAGAAGgaaaatttaaattttcattaaaattaattaatgctTAAATACATTACATCAATaaggaaaaaatacatttattaaagttaattaaattaatgcttAAATCAATTACATCAAGAaggaaaatttacattttaattaataaattaaattaatgcatgaaaatacatatcaaaaaggaaaaattaaatattattaaaataaatgaattaaattaatgcttcataaattaaataaattgaaaacattacatgtatttttttattaaaataaattaaataaatgcttcaaAATAAGTTACATCAAGAAGGAacaattaaatcaaattaaatccttttattaaataaaaactctACAGTGTGCGATGTCTGTGGCGCAGTATATTGACACACGTGTCGTCGCAGGCTACCCTCCGTTCTGCTCAGAAACTCCTCAGGAGACCTATAAGAAGGTGATGAGCTGGAAGGAGACGCTGGTGTTTCCTCCGGAGGTGCCGATCTCGGAGCGAGCCAAAGAGCTGATCCTGCGCTTCTGCTGCGAGGCCGATCATCGCATCGGCGCGGCCGGCGTGGACGAGATCAAGAGGAACGGCTTCTTCGAGGGCGTCGATTACGATCACATCAGGTCTGGTTTTGTAACGCGTGTCTTCGATCATAAAAGCTCACGGTGAGGTTTGATCTAACGAGGGTTCACGACTTGTTCGCAGAGAGAGACCTGCGGCGATCCCCATCGAGATCAAAAGCATCGACGACACGTCAAACTTCGACGAGTTTCCGGAGTCTGACATCCTGCAGCCGACAAGTAAGATACAAACACGGCTGGGCTGAAAactttcattttgatgaaccgATACTGATTCTTAAATGCCAAGAACCGATCTTTTAGTCTGTGCTGCTTTCAGCACTAAACattgtgttaaatcatgctagcaccAAAtcaattcatgttagcaatgtgttaaacatgttagcaaacatgctaattcatgttagcaacatgttaaaacatgctagcaacatgctaattcatgttagcaacatgttaaaacatgctagcaacatgttaaatcacgttagcaatgtgttaattcatgttaatccatgctagcaacattgctagcaacatgttaaatcatgttaacaatgtgttaattcatgctagaaacatgttaaaacatactagcaacatgttaaatcatgttagcaatgtgttaatttatGCTAGCAACATGATAAAACTTACTAGCAACAttctaaatcatgttagcaatgtgttaaaaaataCTAGGAGCATGccaaaacatgctagcaaagtACTAGCaagtgttaattcatgctagcaatgggttaaaacatactagcaatgttttaagacatgttaaatcatgctaacaatgtgttaaaacatgctaattcatgctagcaatgttttaaaacatgctagcagcatgttaaatcatgctatcaAACGttaatgctagcaatgtgttgtgatagcaacatgttaaaaaacatgttaacaacatgctaaaacttgCTAGCAACGTGATAAAACACTAGCAACACATTAAATCATTCTAGTAATGTTGAAACATTCTAGcagcatgttaaatcatgttagcaacgtgttaaaacatgttagtaaCATGCTAAATAGTGCTGGCAGtgtattaaaacatgttagcaacatgctcaATCTTGTTAGCAAAATACTAAAGCATGTtagcaacattttaaaacaacatgcTAACAGTGTGCTAAAACATACTAGCAACATGGTAAATCATCCTAGcaaatgtgctaaaacatgttagcgaCATGTTAAAC
The DNA window shown above is from Ctenopharyngodon idella isolate HZGC_01 chromosome 10, HZGC01, whole genome shotgun sequence and carries:
- the stk38b gene encoding serine/threonine-protein kinase 38 — protein: MATRGHASSSLMSNHTKERVTMAKVTLENFYSNLITQHEEREMRQQKLEKVMDEEGLPDEEKRVRRSQHARKETEFLRLKRTRLGLDDFESLKVIGRGAFGEVRLVQKKDTGHVYAMKILRKADMLQKEQVGHIRAERDILVQADSLWVVKMFYSFQDKLNLYLLMEFLPGGDMMTLLMKKDTLTEEETQFYVAETVLAIDFIHQLGFIHRDIKPDNLLLDSKGHVKLSDFGLCTGLKKAHRTEFYRNLNHSQSNDLTFQHMNSKRKAETWKRNRRQLAFSTVGTPDYIAPEVFMQTGYNKLCDWWSLGVIMYEMLIGYPPFCSETPQETYKKVMSWKETLVFPPEVPISERAKELILRFCCEADHRIGAAGVDEIKRNGFFEGVDYDHIRERPAAIPIEIKSIDDTSNFDEFPESDILQPTSPAVASNHHPESDYKNKDWVFINYTYKRFEGLTARGAIPSYMKSGKR